A genome region from Mercenaria mercenaria strain notata chromosome 11, MADL_Memer_1, whole genome shotgun sequence includes the following:
- the LOC123531612 gene encoding uncharacterized protein LOC123531612 encodes MSSLADQLNAVKLKKSKEPIKDFSSPKTAGFLKEEDIKEYEKCVLEVNTEHWIDLLKGETFPTVLCPFLLEEAQVFIGIYERLYLNKDHTDICNTDWRDKITDSEKTCLEALTTRLQTSMNTYTKDGFAFVKTSSRSAKDAPLVQNHLKDLYRKELMTYPAEERSENVQIMCLLKAAFIALRVKTADEVVDMFMRSERIYQDLLLAAVNQKDKYHEHFVIRKFFDIDIDMEFRGFVSNYELVALSQYNYAICSERLVKEKEKYGQMVKNYFQNTVQPKLKGSKFPKHSIIDFAICEKGAKLWVIEVNPFLETTDGALFSWNHERDILEGSKGFVFRITEKPRPGAKTILPQSVRGLLEEKENI; translated from the exons ATGTCAAGCCTGGCAGATCAACTCAATGCTGTTAAGCTAAAGAAGTCGAAAGAGCCAATTAAAGACTTCTCAAGTCCTAAAACAGCTGGCTTTCTGAAAGAAGAAGATATCAAAG AGTATGAGAAATGTGTGCTAGAGGTAAATACAGAACATTGGATTGATCTTCTCAAAGGCGAGACATTTCCCACAGTTCTCTGCCCTTTCTTGCTGGAGGAGGCTCAAGTTTTCATTGGCATTTATGAAAG GCTGTATCTTAACAAAGATCATACTGATATTTGTAACACTGACTGGCGAGACAAAATAACAGACAGTGAAAAGACTTGTCTTGAAGCCTTGACAACACGTCTGCAAACGTCAATGAACACTTACACCAAAGATGGGTTTGCTTTTGTTAAGACATCAAGTCGAAGTGCAAAAGACGCACCTCTAGTTCAGAACCATCTGAAAGATCTGTATAGAAAGGAGCTGATGACATATCCTGCTGAAGAAAGGTCAGAAAATGTTCAGATAATGTGCCTTCTGAAAGCCGCTTTCATTGCATTGCGAGTAAAAACTGCTGATGAAGTAGTTGATATGTTTATGCGGAGTGAAAGAATCTACCAGGACCTACTTTTGGCGGCTGTCAACCAGAAAGACAAGTACCATGAACATTTTGTGATCAGAAAATTTTTCGATATCGACATTGATATGGAATTTCGTGGATTTGTATCAAATTACGAATTAGTTGCCTTATCCCAGTATAATTATGCAATTTGCTCAGAGAGGTTGGTGAAAGAGAAAGAGAAATATGGACAAATGGTGAAAAATTACTTCCAGAACACAGTACAGCCAAAGTTGAAGGGTTCAAAGTTCCCAAAACATTCCATAATTGATTTTGCTATCTGCGAAAAAG GTGCAAAACTGTGGGTGATTGAAGTGAACCCTTTCCTTGAGACAACAGATGGTGCCCTGTTCAGCTGGAACCATGAGAGAGACATACTGGAGGGGTCAAAGGGGTTTGTGTTTAGGATCACAGAGAAACCACGTCCCGGGGCCAAGACTATTCTACCTCAGAGTGTCAGGGGACTCCTTGAGGAAAAGGAGAACATTTAA